The window TGAATTGATTGAGCCACAACGCATGCTGCCGGCATGGAGTGCCAAAGATCTTCAAGGCAAAGAAACGCCGCTGGTCACTCTTAAAGGGCAGTGGCTACTGGTGGCCGTGGGCTCTGGCGAATGCGGTGAAAAGTGTGAGCGTCTGTTGTTTGTTCAACGCCAGTTGCACAAATTGTTGAACAAAGAAAGTGACCGTTTGGACCGTGTTTGGCTGCTGAACGATCAAGCTGCACCCAAGGGTGAACTTCTCTCGGCCATTGAGGGAGCAACCGTTTTGCGTGTGCCTGCTGATCAACTGTCTCAATGGTTAGCGCCTGCAAGTGGCCGTGCGCTTGAAGAGCACTTGTATTTAATCGATCCAATGGGAAACTGGATGATGCGCTTCAACTATCCAGATGATGCCAAAACTGTCGTTGACATGAAACGCGATGTGGAGCGCTTGTTGCGCGCATCAGTTTCGTGGGACAAACCAGGTCGTTAAGAACCATATGAAATCCAAAACACTCGCAACCTGGCTAACTTTTGTGTTGGGCCCTTTGGGTATTCATCGCTTTTATTTAAAAGGTCTCCAAGATACCTTGGGATGGTTCATGCCGATCCCTACTGCCTTGGGAGTTTGGGGCTTCGAGCGCGTTCAGGCCTATGGTCTGGACGACACCCTCAGTTGGGTTTTGCTGCCTATTTTTGGCATCCACATTGCTGCGTGTAGCTTGCAAGCCATTGTTTATGGCTTGTCTACACCCGAGAAATGGAATGCGCAATTCAACCCTCAAGCGGACCCCAAGGATTTGGCAGGTAAAAGCAATTGGTTGACTGTTTTTGGCATCATTTTTAGCTTGTTGATCGGTACTGCGGCCTTGATGTCAGCCATCGCTTATGGCACGCAGCGTTACTTTGAAAATGAGCTTGAGGCACAAGAAAAACTGGCCGCGCAGAAGTTGACCACCTCCATGGTTTTCATGAGCCCAAGTCGGGCTTGATCCCCTTTGGGTTGACGTGCTGCTAATTCAACAATTAAACTATTCCGCATGAGCCTCAAAATCGTTGTTTATTCCAAGTCCGCGTGCCCACAATGTGAGTCCGCCAAAAT is drawn from Limnohabitans sp. 103DPR2 and contains these coding sequences:
- a CDS encoding SCO family protein, producing MSDPKSPDDLKPIGLTVYDLPQPTSSSLSESSRTRGGRLYMMLVLLACAAPVVLSYLTYYVIRPEGRVHHGELIEPQRMLPAWSAKDLQGKETPLVTLKGQWLLVAVGSGECGEKCERLLFVQRQLHKLLNKESDRLDRVWLLNDQAAPKGELLSAIEGATVLRVPADQLSQWLAPASGRALEEHLYLIDPMGNWMMRFNYPDDAKTVVDMKRDVERLLRASVSWDKPGR
- a CDS encoding NINE protein, which gives rise to MKSKTLATWLTFVLGPLGIHRFYLKGLQDTLGWFMPIPTALGVWGFERVQAYGLDDTLSWVLLPIFGIHIAACSLQAIVYGLSTPEKWNAQFNPQADPKDLAGKSNWLTVFGIIFSLLIGTAALMSAIAYGTQRYFENELEAQEKLAAQKLTTSMVFMSPSRA